In the genome of Oscarella lobularis chromosome 1, ooOscLobu1.1, whole genome shotgun sequence, one region contains:
- the LOC136188345 gene encoding uncharacterized protein, whose product MMASLLLLAIVSCSWLGSASAEPECTGGDRSSVVIVPSSGPTVCLSLDDYIQLQKDAASDGESTDAPPPTSVSSTQGVSSSALLLYRYMSPLWLQTHANFTETPSSVSAQNIEFGSGPTDHGVLFRVKLIEAGVLNDGQAFSIQIGYFFTHPGADSDPRLQICDGNYCVGFWYIDQNEARAYGGIDSVSRCSGTVSSSITLPQSSTTNWNIRLEIHPNSTSGITFVSTTSLTSVYSQKLKPSQGLHFKVCRQNSGETHKFHLFELAVYLNE is encoded by the exons atgatggCGTCCTTGTTGCTCCTGGCCATTGTTTCGTGTTCGTGGCTGGGATCAGCGTCAGCTGAGCCGGAGTGCACAGGAGGCGATCGTTCTTCCGTTGTAATTGTGCCGTCGTCGGGTCCCACTGTATGCCTTTCACTTGACGACTacattcaacttcaaaaagacgcgGCCAGCGACGGAGAATCG ACGGACGCTCCCCCTCCAACATCCGTGTCATCAACCCAG GGCGTTTCGAGTTCGGCTCTACTACTCTACCGCTACAtgtctcctctttggctCCAAACTCACGCCAATTTTACCGAGACACCATCTTCGGTGTCCGCGCAAAATATCGAATTTGGCAGTGGACCAACGGACCACGGTGTGTTGTTTAGA GTGAAAttgattgaagctggagttCTAAATGACGGTCAAGCCTTTTCCATTCAGATTGGCTATTTCTTTACGCATCCGGGTGCAGACAGTGATCCGCGTCTTCAAATCTGCGACGGCAATTACTGCGTGGGTTTTTGGTACATTGATCAAAACGAAGCTCGTGCTTATGGAGGCATTGATTCAGTTAGCAGATGTAGCGGCACAGTTAGTAGCTCTATCACATTACCACAATCATCTACTACTAACTGGAACATTCGTCTTGAAATTCATCCGAATTCTACGTCAGGAATTACGTTCGTTAGCACAACTTCACTGACATCTGTGTACagtcaaaaattgaagcccAGTCAAGGTCTTCACTTCAAAGTGTGCAGACAGAACTCAGGCGAAACGCATAAATTTCATCTGTTCGAGCTGGCTGTGTATTTGAACGAATAA
- the LOC136199919 gene encoding uncharacterized protein → MSGLPTSVTSRSWGFYGQKMTSIMLLVVTVSCSWLGSASAECTGGNSVLVVPSSGPTVCLPLDDYIQLQKDASSDGESTNAPPPTSAVSASTPSQSVSSSALLLYRYISPLWLQTHANFTQTPSSVSAQTIEFGSEATSKGVLFRVNLIEAGILNDDQAYSIQIGFFFTHPGDSDPILQICDGNCCVGFWYWDPNIARASYGIDSVSTCNTSISGNDIAAPQSSTTNWNIRLEIHPNSTSGITYVSTNSLTHEYSQKLKPSRGLHFKVCRDDIGETHQFHLFELAVYSNK, encoded by the exons ATGTCTGGCCTCCCCACTTCTGTAACATCCCGGTCTTGGGGCTTCTACGGacagaaaatgacgtcgatcatGTTGCTAGTTGTTACTGTTTCATGTTCCTGGCTTGGATCTGCATCAGCTGAGTGTACAGGAGGCAATTCCGTTTTAGTTGTTCCGTCATCGGGGCCCACTGTGTGTCTTCCACTTGACGACTacattcaacttcaaaaagacgcaTCCAGTGACGGAGAATCG ACGAacgctcctcctccaacatcCGCCGTTTCCGCGTCAACTCCGAGCCAG AGCGTTTCGAGTTCGGCGCTACTACTCTATCGCTACATATCTCCTCTTTGGCTACAAACTCACGCGAATTTTACGCAGACACCATCTTCGGTGTCCGCACAAACCATCGAATTTGGTAGTGAAGCAACGTCTAAAGGTGTGTTGTTTAGA GTCAACTTGATTGAAGCTGGAATTCTAAATGACGATCAAGCCTACTCCATTCAGATTGGCTTCTTTTTTACGCATCCGGGCGACAGTGACCCGATTCTTCAAATCTGCGACGGCAATTGCTGCGTGGGTTTTTGGTACTGGGATCCAAACATCGCTCGTGCTTCCTACGGCATTGATTCAGTTAGCACATGTAACACTTCAATTAGTGGTAACGACATCGCTGCACCACAATCATCTACAACTAACTGGAACATTCGCCTTGAAATTCACCCGAATTCTACGTCAGGTATTACGTACGTTAGCACAAATTCACTGACACATGAGTACagtcaaaaattgaagccaaGTCGAGGTCTTCACTTCAAAGTGTGCAGAGATGACATAGGCGAAACGCATCAATTTCATCTGTTTGAGCTGGCTGTGTATTCGAACAAATAA